One window from the genome of Epinephelus moara isolate mb chromosome 21, YSFRI_EMoa_1.0, whole genome shotgun sequence encodes:
- the neurod6b gene encoding neurogenic differentiation factor 6-B, producing MLTLPFEEPHMMCEPRFGANYPRESLPESLEQERQHEPERSNSDMREAEEDISDREEDEREDDQDDNGLPKKRGPRKKRAGKEHDRAKLRRQEANARERSRMHGLNAALESLRKVVPCYSKTQKLSKIETLRLAKNYIWALSETLSAGKRPDLLAFVQTLCKGLSQPTTNLVAGCLQLNARNFLTDHNGEVMFSGRSPYDAMYSYPGSDMNTPPGHSGSSLDSSAKPFRHYSYSGAYEPYYENPSPDSGSPHFDGQLSPPMNFNGIFSLKHDDPPDYGKGSHYGMRYCSAPGRTALAHNSMYRVSPEGRFPYDLHVRSQSFQAQGEVNGSFHN from the coding sequence ATGTTGACACTGCCATTCGAGGAACCTCATATGATGTGTGAGCCGCGGTTTGGTGCCAATTATCCCCGTGAAAGCTTACCTGAGAGCCTGGAGCAGGAGCGGCAACACGAGCCGGAGAGGTCCAACTCAGACATGAGGGAGGCCGAGGAGGACATCTCCGACAGAGAGGAGGACGAAAGGGAGGACGATCAGGATGACAACGGGCTCCCTAAAAAGCGGGGCCCGCGAAAAAAGAGGGCCGGCAAGGAGCACGACAGGGCCAAATTACGGCGCCAGGAAGCCAACGCCCGAGAGCGCAGCCGGATGCACGGCTTGAACGCCGCGCTGGAGAGCCTGCGCAAAGTTGTGCCGTGTTACTCCAAAACTCAGAAACTGTCCAAGATTGAGACCCTTAGACTGGCTAAAAATTACATCTGGGCCCTGTCAGAGACGCTGAGCGCAGGGAAGAGACCAGACCTCCTCGCCTTCGTACAGACTTTGTGCAAAGGATTATCTCAGCCCACAACCAACTTGGTGGCCGGTTGTTTGCAGCTGAACGCGAGAAATTTCCTCACAGACCACAACGGGGAGGTCATGTTCTCTGGCAGATCGCCATACGATGCCATGTACTCGTACCCCGGCTCAGACATGAACACGCCCCCCGGCCACAGCGGGAGCAGCTTGGACAGCAGCGCCAAGCCGTTCAGACATTACAGCTACAGCGGCGCGTACGAGCCCTACTACGAGAACCCGTCCCCAGACAGCGGGAGCCCGCATTTCGACGGCCAGCTGAGCCCACCGATGAACTTTAACGGGATTTTCTCCCTAAAACACGACGATCCGCCAGACTACGGCAAAGGCAGCCACTATGGTATGCGCTACTGCAgtgcgccagggcgcacggcTCTTGCGCACAACTCCATGTACCGAGTCTCCCCAGAGGGCCGTTTCCCCTACGATCTGCACGTCCGCAGCCAGTCCTTCCAAGCACAAGGGGAAGTTAATGGCTCTTTCCACAATTAA